The window TACATTCAGAAGTGCTCCGGTGAGACTGCATTTCATGGCCCAAAGTGTATTCTGGAGGCCTCTGAATACTCCGAAAACAGCAAAGGTAACCAGGGTTAGCGGATAGCCCAGGGCTCTCAGTTGATAATAGGTTGCGGCGTAATCGAGTATGAGACCATCGGCATTATACATTTTAAAAATACCTGTAGCAAACCAGGCGGTGGAAGCATAAATAACAATACTGAACAGGAAATTAAAAAGGATGGCTTGTGGAACCAGGGTTTTAACAGCATGCAGACGGTTCGCTCCCAGATGTTGTGATACAATAGAAGAAATTGCAGTTTTCGTCTGAGCGACTACCCAGATGATTGCCGATAAAAAAGACCCTACGATGCCGGCGGCAGCTAAGGCTTCTACCGGATTTTCATCGACATTTCCGATAATAGCAATGTCTGTTAATGAAATAAGAGGTTCTGCTATTCCGGCAATTATTGCCGGAATAGCCAGTTTGTTTATTTCTTTAAATGAAATTTTATGTTTCAACCTAGTAATTTCTCGTAACAGTAAAAGGGATGTTCGCTCTTTTCCGGAAAAAAGATCTTATCCAGACGTTTATAGCCGCGAAGTTCGTAAAATTTTTGATTGCGCAGATTTTTACTGAAGGTATCGAGTCTTACAGACTCATAACCATTTTGTTTGGCGTGATCTTCGGCATGATCCATAAGCATCTGTGCGTATCCTTTTCCCTGATGGTCCGGATGCACCGCCAGGCGATGGATGTAGATATGGTTACGGTTGTTTGATGTTAACCATTTAACCGGTTTGTAAACATCGTCCATAATAGTGGATATAACGATGGAACCGATAACGGATCGATCATCGTTTTCAAGTACGTACAGTTCATTTCTCTCAATGTCTCCTTCAAAAGCCTTTCTGGAGGGATAATGTTCATTCCATTGAAAAATACCATTTTTGATCATAAAATCGGCACATGCCCTTGTCACTTTTAAGAGCTGATCTATGTCGCCTGTGTCTGAGATCCTTATATTCATTTGTGAGCAGCAGATTTGGTTATTGCTTCTTTTGATTGTTTTTGTATCTTTTGCTGATTTTTCACCAAAACTTAAATCGACAAAAACTATGAAAAATATTCTGGTTCCTATAGGAAGCAACAAAAATATGAAATCGATCTTACAGTATGCCATAGATTTTGCATCTGTATTTAATGCAAAAGTATATGTGTTCAGAGCATATCAAACCATGTCGGCTAAAGCCGGATCCATAAAAAACATAGATAGTGTTATAGAAAAGAACGAGAAGGATGAATTAGAAGGGGTTTTAACTGACGTCGATAGTAAAAATGTTCAGGTGATTACTGTTTTAGGGAAAGGAGATATTGTAGATTCGGTTGATGGGTTTGTGAAAAAATATAATGTAGACCTAATGATCCTTGCGCCCAGGAGTAATTCTATTAAAGAAGAAGTCTTTTTGGGAAAGACATCCGGCAAACTGATTAAACATACGCGTATACCGGCATTGATCGTACCTGAAAATTTTGAGTTTAAAAAAATCGATTCTGTTTTGATGGCTTTTAAATCGGGAAAGGTAAATAATCCGGCTTCATTGAGTCCTTTAAATAACATTATGGAGAAATTCAATGCCAAAATAGATGTGTTATTGGTGAAAACCCCGGATCATACTCCCGATGATTTGGTGGTCCATAAAGATCTTGACCGGATAAAGAATTCGATGCAAACCACTGAAAATGCGACTACTTTCCAAGGTGTGCTGGAGAATATTCACTCTTACCACCCGGATATTTTATGTGTTTTTAGAAGAAAACGCGGATTTTTTACCAAGTTATGGGAAAAAAATTTAATTTTGAAGCGCGAATTTCACTGTAGTATTCCATTACTGGTATTGAACGGTAGAAATTAAACTTAATGGGGATGTAGCTCAGCTGGCTAGAGCGTTTGACTGGCAGTCAAAAGGTCGTGGGTTCGACTCCCATCTTCTCCACATCAGGCCCATGAAGGATATCCTTCATGGGTTTTTTTGTTTAACAAAACTATAACCGTCTTGCTTTTCTTCTCTACGAAAAGCATTTTATCTTTATAAAAAATGATACAATTATGAGTTTAACAGATAAAGTGGTGTATATCACCGGAGGAACAAAAGGAATTGGATATGGGATAGCAGAAGTCTTACTCCATTCCGGGATGCGAGTAGCTATTTCGGGGCGAAAACTCGAAGATGCTCAAAAAGCGGCTGAAAGTTTAACCATCGACAGCAACAGGGTGCTGGGTATTGCATCTGATGTTACAAATCTTGATGATGAACAAAAAGCAGTAAAAGCCATTATTGATAAGTTCGGACAGCTGGATGTAGTTCTGGCCAATGCCGGGGTAGGACATTTTGCCCCGATCGATGAGCTGGAAGTTGCTAAATGGCATCAAATGATCAATACCAATCTTAATGGCGTTTATCATACTTTGAAGGCCTCTGTGGAAGCGCTAAAGGAATCTAAAGGATATTATATTACTCTGGCAAGTTTGGCCGGAACCAATTTCTTTCCAACTGCAGCAGGTTACAACGCTACTAAATTTGGGGTTGTTGGTTTTACCCAGGCGGTTATGCTCGACCTGAGACCTTATGATGTGAAGGTGAGTACCATTATGCCAGGTTCGGTGGCTTCCCATTTTAATAATAATGAGCCGGGAGAAAAAGATGCCTGGAAAATACAACCTGAAGACATCGGTAAACTGGTAGTTGACCTGTTGACAATGCACCCAAGGACACTGCCTAGTAAGATAGAAGTCAGGCCGTCAAGACCCGACAAAAAGTAAGAGTTTTGTTTTATAAATATATTTATGTTTACTATTTGTAAAAAATAGATATTTTTGGGACTTATGGAAGTAATAATATTTAATATGAATAAAAACATAAGTCTCATTTTTTTTCACTTCTTTATGATACTGTTTTTTGTTTCGGGAATCAGTTTCGCCCAGACACACAAAAACAAGGTTTCTCTTTCCGATCTTGATTTGGAAAAAGTAGTTCAGTCTTATTGGACCCCCCTGAAAGATAAAGCCGTAACGTCAGAAAGTATAAAAGTGAATGGTGTAGCCTACGCTAAAGGGATAGGGGTTCTGCCTGAAAGCAAAGTTTTTGTATTCCTCAATGGAGAGTCTCAGTATTTTAATACCAAAGTCGGGATCCAGGACAGGGGTAAATTGCCAGGAAACCTTAAGAGCAATGCCTTGTCGGATGGAAGCAAGCTTTTCTACACAGAAGAGGATAAGGGAAATGTGTTTTTTGGAATTGGAGAGACTCCTGAAACCATCGGAAAGGGGAGCGTCAGGTTCTCAGTGAAGGGTGATGGTAAAATACTTTGGAGTAGTGATGTAATATTGGGAGGAGATTCAGCAGTAGACGTGGCTGTTGATGTGAGTCATGTGAAGGTGCTGGAGCTCGTGGTAACAGATGGCGGCGACGGAATATCAGGAGATCATGGAGTATGGATAGCCCCTGCCATAACTTACAGTGGGTTTGAACCGGTTTTAGTGGATGAGAGTTATTTGAGCCAGATAAATGATCTGGACAGGAATTATGAAACCGTATTAAAGCCGCTTGTCAGCCGTTTGCCGATAGGAACACCTGAATTGGTAAATGGCGTGAAAAAAGATTGGTTAGTGAATGAAATCAACCTGGAATCGAAGATATTTAAAACAGATGATGCCAGATCGATTGTGATATCAAATGGTTTGGTTAGCAGAACCTTTAGGGTAACTCCCAATTGTACGACCACGGCATTTAATAATCTGATGACCGGAGAGCGATTGTTAAGAGGTGTAGGCCCGGAAGCTGTGGTAGAAATCGATGGAATGGAATATAATGTCGGTGGCCTGGATGGTCAGAAAGAATATGGATACCTGAAAGACGAATGGCTCCATCAGATGTGGAGTACTCCCAACTCGTTTCAGTTGGAGCGTTTCGAGATATCTTCTATAACCAATCGTATTAACTGGCCCAACAAACGGTGGTCGTTAGCAGCTAAAAAAGCAATAAAAGGGAAAAGTATTGTCTTTGTGTATAAGCATCAGGACTTCCCGGAACTTACTGTAAATGTCCATTATAATATTTATGATGGGATTCCCCTGCTTAGTAAATGGATATCCGTAGACAACAAAGGAGAGCAGGTTGTCCTTAATTCTTTTAAAACGGAATCTCTGGCATTTGTTGAAGCTGAAAGTGCTGTAGAGCGTTCCGGCGGATCAGAACATTGGGAGTTGCCCAACATTCATATTGAAAGTGATTATGCTTTTCATGCTATGAGCTTTAAAAGTTCAAACAAGGTGGTGCATTGGTTGCCCGATTCCCGATATACGTCGCAGGTAAATTACCCGAGACAGACACCCTGCCTGTTGGAGTGTAAACTTCCTGCGGGGCCGGATGAGACGATAGAAAAGGGGGGTGTGTTTGAGTCTTTTAGGGTATGGGAGCTGCCTTTTGATAGTGACGATAAACAAAGAAAGGGACTTTTTACCAATGAGATGTATAAGCTGATTGCCCCCTGGGTAACGGAAAACCCGATGTTTTTACATTTAACAACTACCGACGACGAGAAAGTAAAAGCAGCTATCGACCAATGTGTTGAAACAGGATATGAAATGGTAATCCTGAGTTTTGGAAGCGGACTCAATATGGAAGATACTTCGCCTGAAAATATTGAGAAGTATAAGGCGCTGGCTGATTATGCACATGAACGTGGAATTGAACTGGGAGGATATTCTTTATTGTCGAGCAGGTGGATCAGTGATGAGGTGGATGTTATCAATCCGGAAACAGGAAAAAGAGGCGGGGTAATACACGGTAGTTCTCCGTGTTTGAACAGCCAATGGGGAATAGCTTATTTCGATAAGCTAAAAACCTTTTTTGAGAAAACGGGGTTCGATCTGTTGGAGCATGACGGATCTTACCCGGGACAATATTGTGCTTCAACCAGGCATGTGGGGCATAAAGGCCTGGAAGACTCCCAGTGGAAAGCATGGAAGCGAATTACCGATTTTTATAAATGGTGTAATGAAAAGGGGATTTCATTAAATATTCCAGACTGGTATTACCTGAGTGGTAGTAATAAAAACAGTATAGGCTATAGAGAGGTAAACTGGTCTTTGCCACGGGAAAGACAGATTATTCTGGGGAGACAAAATATTTACGATGGTACTTTTGACCGGTTGCCGGGTATGAGCTGGACCTTTGTTCCTCTTACACAATATCATGGTGGAGGAGCTGAAGCAACTATAGAGCCGCTGAATGAAAACTTGTCGACCTACGAAGCGCATATGATGCAAAATTATGGTATGGGGATACAGGCTTGTTACAGAGGCCCAAGACTGTATGATACGGAGAAAACGAAGCATAAAGTGACGGAGGTAGTTCATTGGTATAAAAAATATAGAGAGATACTCAATTCACCGATAATTCATTTAAAAAGAGCAGATGGGAATTCACTTGACGGTATGCTGCATGTAAACCCAAGCCTTAAGCATAAGGCGTTGGCAATGTTTTTTAATCCAACGGACCAGGAGGTGGTTACCACGGTGTCATTACCGCTGTATTATACAGGGTTAACAGATAGGGCGGTTGTGCGTATCGGAGAAGGAAAAAAGAAGTCTTATAAACTAACCCGTGATTACCAGGTGGCTATTGAACTGGCAGTTCCTCCCAAGGCCAATGTTTGGTTGGTTGTAGAGTGATTTTTTAAATTTCTTTTTCGGTTATAGGGATTTCTTTATCAAAAAGCTCCCGGATAAGTTTCTTAAGCTGGTCTTCAAATGAAGATCGTATGTCACCGGTAATAAGGTGTTGTTTTACGGCACCACTACCGGCTTTGTCTTTTTTGGTGAACTTTAAAATCCCTGCATTTAAATTCTTAAAAGAAATGATTCCTGCTTTGACAGCTTGTGAATTGGCAGGATCCTTTTTGTGCATCATATACGCATAGCAGAGAATCTGAAAGGCTTTGCTATATTTATAGTCGGTAATAAGAGAGCTCCAATCCACCACTTCGAGGTCCCGTTGTTCTACCTTTCCTGTTTTGTAATCAATAATGTTAATGGTTCCGTCTACTTCTTCAACCCTGTCTACAATGCCCTTCAGGTTGATGGGAAAGTTAAGACCGTCAATATCGATATTGGTTTTAAAGTAGATTTCGTTAGAGAGGATCTTTATTTTAAGTCCTGATCCGAGACGTTTCTTTTCGAAGTTTAAAAAATTAGAAACATATCTTTTGGCAATATGATGGCTGATCAGGTTTTTTCCCCGGCTATAATCACCGCCCTTATATTCCTTTTCGAAAAAGAATGAAATGGTTTTGTCTACGAGGGTACTCATGTTGTTTATGTGGTCTAATGTAAGAAATGACCCTTCTAACGGTTTGTATAATTCTTCAAGGGTATTGTGAACGATAGTTCCCAGGGTGTTGGCTGCAACTGTTTCTTCTACTTCTTCAATGTCCCTGATACCCAGAATGGTCTGATTGTAGAAATCGACGGGATTCCTTACGTAGTTTGTCAATGATGAAGGAGAAAAGCCCTTTTCGGCGGCAATTTTTAAGTCTGAAATAAGCTGATCGGTCTTATTTATTTCGGTGGGTTGTACGGCATCGTTTGCAACAACCGGACTGGCGATAAGCTCTTTTAAATTATGTTTTTTTTCTTTAAGCATGGATAATTGCAGCAAAAACCTGCTCTTTTCACCTCCTTCCAAGGCATCAGGTTCTGTGTTGTAAAGCAAGCAGATGTTTTTAGCCCGTTGTAATAATCGATAGAAATGATAAGTGTAAATGGCATCTTTCTCCTTGTATGTCGGTAACCCGAATGCTATCTTTATGTCAAAAGGGAGAAATGAGTTGTTGCTCTTTCCTGAAGGAAGAACACCCTCGTTCACTGCGCTTATAATAACCGTATTGAAGTCAAGGTTCCGGCTTTCTAATACCCCCATGATTTGTAATCCGTGCAATGGCTCTCCCTGGAAATCGATACTTTCTTTTACTAATAATTCGTTATAGATTCCTTTTAGTGAGCTTATATCAGAAATGGTGTTATAGTTCTGGTTAAGAACTTTTAACTGATTGAATACCGAATAAAAGCGATAGATGTATTCAAGATATAAGGTGTTTCTGTTTTCCTTGTTGGTATATGACTTTTTCAGGAGCAAGCATAATTCAATTAAGACTTCTATGGTTTGTGTGATATCCTGAGCCGGAGCTTTCGGGAAAAGCTTTTCGAATATCGCTATGTCCTCCTTGT of the Zhouia spongiae genome contains:
- a CDS encoding GNAT family N-acetyltransferase, producing MNIRISDTGDIDQLLKVTRACADFMIKNGIFQWNEHYPSRKAFEGDIERNELYVLENDDRSVIGSIVISTIMDDVYKPVKWLTSNNRNHIYIHRLAVHPDHQGKGYAQMLMDHAEDHAKQNGYESVRLDTFSKNLRNQKFYELRGYKRLDKIFFPEKSEHPFYCYEKLLG
- a CDS encoding NPCBM/NEW2 domain-containing protein; the protein is MNKNISLIFFHFFMILFFVSGISFAQTHKNKVSLSDLDLEKVVQSYWTPLKDKAVTSESIKVNGVAYAKGIGVLPESKVFVFLNGESQYFNTKVGIQDRGKLPGNLKSNALSDGSKLFYTEEDKGNVFFGIGETPETIGKGSVRFSVKGDGKILWSSDVILGGDSAVDVAVDVSHVKVLELVVTDGGDGISGDHGVWIAPAITYSGFEPVLVDESYLSQINDLDRNYETVLKPLVSRLPIGTPELVNGVKKDWLVNEINLESKIFKTDDARSIVISNGLVSRTFRVTPNCTTTAFNNLMTGERLLRGVGPEAVVEIDGMEYNVGGLDGQKEYGYLKDEWLHQMWSTPNSFQLERFEISSITNRINWPNKRWSLAAKKAIKGKSIVFVYKHQDFPELTVNVHYNIYDGIPLLSKWISVDNKGEQVVLNSFKTESLAFVEAESAVERSGGSEHWELPNIHIESDYAFHAMSFKSSNKVVHWLPDSRYTSQVNYPRQTPCLLECKLPAGPDETIEKGGVFESFRVWELPFDSDDKQRKGLFTNEMYKLIAPWVTENPMFLHLTTTDDEKVKAAIDQCVETGYEMVILSFGSGLNMEDTSPENIEKYKALADYAHERGIELGGYSLLSSRWISDEVDVINPETGKRGGVIHGSSPCLNSQWGIAYFDKLKTFFEKTGFDLLEHDGSYPGQYCASTRHVGHKGLEDSQWKAWKRITDFYKWCNEKGISLNIPDWYYLSGSNKNSIGYREVNWSLPRERQIILGRQNIYDGTFDRLPGMSWTFVPLTQYHGGGAEATIEPLNENLSTYEAHMMQNYGMGIQACYRGPRLYDTEKTKHKVTEVVHWYKKYREILNSPIIHLKRADGNSLDGMLHVNPSLKHKALAMFFNPTDQEVVTTVSLPLYYTGLTDRAVVRIGEGKKKSYKLTRDYQVAIELAVPPKANVWLVVE
- a CDS encoding universal stress protein, which encodes MKNILVPIGSNKNMKSILQYAIDFASVFNAKVYVFRAYQTMSAKAGSIKNIDSVIEKNEKDELEGVLTDVDSKNVQVITVLGKGDIVDSVDGFVKKYNVDLMILAPRSNSIKEEVFLGKTSGKLIKHTRIPALIVPENFEFKKIDSVLMAFKSGKVNNPASLSPLNNIMEKFNAKIDVLLVKTPDHTPDDLVVHKDLDRIKNSMQTTENATTFQGVLENIHSYHPDILCVFRRKRGFFTKLWEKNLILKREFHCSIPLLVLNGRN
- a CDS encoding SDR family oxidoreductase, encoding MSLTDKVVYITGGTKGIGYGIAEVLLHSGMRVAISGRKLEDAQKAAESLTIDSNRVLGIASDVTNLDDEQKAVKAIIDKFGQLDVVLANAGVGHFAPIDELEVAKWHQMINTNLNGVYHTLKASVEALKESKGYYITLASLAGTNFFPTAAGYNATKFGVVGFTQAVMLDLRPYDVKVSTIMPGSVASHFNNNEPGEKDAWKIQPEDIGKLVVDLLTMHPRTLPSKIEVRPSRPDKK
- a CDS encoding PD-(D/E)XK nuclease family protein; its protein translation is MVKSFIAEIAAEIINDHNSLQNVVCILPSKRAGTFLKNELLSISSKTQFSPEITSIESFIEELANLKLSSNLTILFEFYEVFKELHPSDEHESFYNFSKWAQTALQDFNEIDRYLINDKEIFGYLSSVKELNHWTLEKEKTELQINYLKFWDKLGEYYTELQKRLKQNNMGYQGLVYREAIENLEYFIDNNSNKKFYFIGFNALNNAESVIFQKFLSSAKAEIYWDIDQSFIENKEHDAGLFIRRYLNEWDYFKKHPIKYLSNHFSEEKNIQIVGIPKNIGQASYIGNTLQSMHNSQGHLNSTAVVMGNESLLTPILNSLPEQVSEANITSGLPLKETPVTSFFYSVLNILEKEDNGKWYFKDVLKLLANTTTRQLLSDSKSTGNITSLINRQNLVYITPDQIYNMIDKEDIAIFEKLFPKAPAQDITQTIEVLIELCLLLKKSYTNKENRNTLYLEYIYRFYSVFNQLKVLNQNYNTISDISSLKGIYNELLVKESIDFQGEPLHGLQIMGVLESRNLDFNTVIISAVNEGVLPSGKSNNSFLPFDIKIAFGLPTYKEKDAIYTYHFYRLLQRAKNICLLYNTEPDALEGGEKSRFLLQLSMLKEKKHNLKELIASPVVANDAVQPTEINKTDQLISDLKIAAEKGFSPSSLTNYVRNPVDFYNQTILGIRDIEEVEETVAANTLGTIVHNTLEELYKPLEGSFLTLDHINNMSTLVDKTISFFFEKEYKGGDYSRGKNLISHHIAKRYVSNFLNFEKKRLGSGLKIKILSNEIYFKTNIDIDGLNFPINLKGIVDRVEEVDGTINIIDYKTGKVEQRDLEVVDWSSLITDYKYSKAFQILCYAYMMHKKDPANSQAVKAGIISFKNLNAGILKFTKKDKAGSGAVKQHLITGDIRSSFEDQLKKLIRELFDKEIPITEKEI